The Desulfovibrio litoralis DSM 11393 genomic interval TGCCAGCACACAAATTTTCAATTTACCAAATGTCAAGAGACACAATTTACTGATGCTAAATGCCAACATGCAAATTTTTGGAAAGCAAATTGCCAAAAGGCAGATTTTAGAGATGCTAAATGCCAAGCGACAAGCTTTGAAGATACTGAGTGCCAAGGAGCAAATTTTAGTAACACAGATTGTCTAAGGGCAAAGTTTTTTGGAGCCAATTGTCAGGGGGCAAGATTATTAGAAGCCAATTTGCAAGAAACAAATTTTACCTATGCTGACTGCCAAGGTGCAAAATTTTCGATGTCACAATGCCAAGAAAGTAAATTTACTGGTGCCAGATTACAAGGAACAGAATTTATCCTAACACAATTACAAAACACCTGCTTCGACTCCACTACTTTTGATAATGTTACTGCTTTTAGCTATTGTGATATTGACAGAAAAACAAATTTTAGCTCAACCAGCCTTAGTTCCGTAATTATAGACCCAGGTAGGCGGGCTTTATTAGAGCGAAATATTAGAGAGATACACTGGACAAAGTGGTATGGCGAAACGTGGTGGGCTAAGCTTAACCCTAAGTCGTTTTTGACTCGATTTTTTTGGTGGCTGACTGATTATGGCTTTAGCAGTAAGCGTATTTTACTGTTTGGCTTTGATATGATTGTATTTTTTGCGTGTATTTATACGCTTTTCCCTGAGATGTTATCTATTGGTAGTACGAAGTTAGCATCACCAAACTTCTTTCAAATGTTAGCGTTTTCAGCGTCCACTATGGTTACTTTAGGCTTTAGTAATATTAATGTGGCGGTTACTCAATTAAAGCCTAGCGGTGGGGGAATGTTTTGGGTAACTTTCAATTTGATGATGGGTTATTTTATCTTAGCGGTTTTAGTAACCAGAATAGGTATTTTATTTCAAACTCTCGCCCCGGGGTATGAAGTTCCAGAAGAAACAGATGAAGAAACGAGCTTAGAACACAAGAATAATGCCAATAAAATAATAACTGGTGATGTAATTTGGTTTTTTAAATTAATACTTTATGTTATTGCACTATATTGTATTGAAATGCCATTTAAGTAAATTGATGTGCTGTGATCATGTTTTGGGGTGAATTTTTTATCTTATACTGGCTCTCCCTCAAAGACGGGGGCAGGTAGAAAAAATCTAATAAAAAAGACATACTGCCATAAAGCGGTATGCCTAACAGGGCAAAACGCGATTCCGACC includes:
- a CDS encoding pentapeptide repeat-containing protein, which gives rise to MITEEEKNAYFIEQNMRCNIEQYRLLKKCSDIQDLTEWNNWREENPDEAIVLQGANLKGFFLRGASFSYAELQLANFEDAKCQKANFENAECQWVRFFRAQCQGAIFWDTGCQHTNFQFTKCQETQFTDAKCQHANFWKANCQKADFRDAKCQATSFEDTECQGANFSNTDCLRAKFFGANCQGARLLEANLQETNFTYADCQGAKFSMSQCQESKFTGARLQGTEFILTQLQNTCFDSTTFDNVTAFSYCDIDRKTNFSSTSLSSVIIDPGRRALLERNIREIHWTKWYGETWWAKLNPKSFLTRFFWWLTDYGFSSKRILLFGFDMIVFFACIYTLFPEMLSIGSTKLASPNFFQMLAFSASTMVTLGFSNINVAVTQLKPSGGGMFWVTFNLMMGYFILAVLVTRIGILFQTLAPGYEVPEETDEETSLEHKNNANKIITGDVIWFFKLILYVIALYCIEMPFK